The Leptospira sp. WS39.C2 genome contains a region encoding:
- the nirD gene encoding nitrite reductase small subunit NirD has product MQTNQNTKEKVLIGPVSNFEKEGGVTAKIGNKQIAIFYFESRNEWYACENACPHTGDMVLSRGILGDSNGEPKVVCPLHKRNFSLQSGECLNDENYKVNLYSVKVENDCVYLEMESSLLQQLGYQ; this is encoded by the coding sequence ATGCAAACAAATCAAAATACAAAAGAAAAAGTATTAATTGGTCCTGTATCCAATTTTGAAAAAGAAGGTGGTGTTACTGCAAAGATTGGTAACAAACAAATTGCTATTTTCTACTTTGAATCACGAAATGAATGGTATGCATGTGAAAATGCATGCCCACATACAGGTGATATGGTTTTATCCAGGGGAATACTTGGAGATTCTAACGGTGAACCCAAGGTAGTTTGCCCATTACACAAAAGAAATTTTTCTCTCCAATCTGGAGAATGCCTAAACGATGAAAATTATAAAGTGAATTTATATTCGGTTAAGGTTGAGAATGATTGCGTTTACTTAGAAATGGAAAGTTCCTTGTTACAACAACTTGGTTACCAATAA